In the Sarcophilus harrisii chromosome 1, mSarHar1.11, whole genome shotgun sequence genome, one interval contains:
- the ASPHD2 gene encoding aspartate beta-hydroxylase domain-containing protein 2, protein MVWVPLGHLRTHRLTVQRPSNNHCPKMSVAWLLDWSWSLDGLRDCIATGIQSVRDCDTTALTTVACLLVLFVWYCYHVGREQPRPYVTVNSLMQSADVNGLQNGYVYCQSPECVRCTHNDGLNQKLYHNLQEYAKRYSWSGMGRIHKGIREQGRYLNSRPSIQKPEVFFLPDLPTTPYFSRDAQKHDVELLERNFQTILCEFETLYKAFSNCSLPQGWKMNSTPSGEWFTFYLVNQGVCVPRNCRKCPRTYRLLGSLRTCIGNNVFGNACISVLSPGTVITEHYGPTNIRIRCHLGLKTPSGCELVVGGEPQCWAEGRCLLFDDSFLHTAFHEGSAEEGPRVVFMVDLWHPNVAAAERQALDFIFAPGR, encoded by the exons ATGGTGTGGGTGCCCCTGGGCCATCTGAGGACGCACCGCCTGACCGTACAACGCCCATCTAACAACCACTGCCCCAAGATGTCGGTGGCCTGGCTGCTGGACTGGTCCTGGTCGCTGGACGGCCTCCGGGACTGCATCGCTACGGGCATCCAGTCCGTGCGGGACTGTGACACGACAGCGCTGACCACGGTGGCCTGCCTGCTGGTGCTGTTCGTGTGGTACTGCTACCACGTAGGCCGCGAGCAGCCCCGGCCCTACGTCACCGTGAACTCCCTCATGCAGAGCGCGGACGTCAACGGGCTGCAGAACGGCTACGTGTACTGCCAGTCCCCCGAGTGCGTGCGCTGCACCCACAACGACGGCCTGAACCAGAAGCTCTACCACAACCTGCAGGAGTATGCTAAGCGCTACTCCTGGTCCGGCATGGGCCGCATCCACAAGGGAATCCGGGAGCAGGGGCGCTACTTGAACAGCCGGCCGTCCATCCAGAAGCCCGAGGTCTTCTTCCTCCCAGACTTACCCACCACTCCCTACTTCTCCCGCGACGCCCAGAAACACGATGTGGAGCTGTTGGAGCGCAACTTCCAGACCATCCTGTGTGAATTTGAGACGCTCTACAAAGCTTTCTCCAACTGCAGCCTCCCGCAAGGCTGGAAAATGAACAGCACCCCAAGCGGGGAGTGGTTTACCTTTTACTTGGTGAACCAGGGGGTGTGTGTCCCCCGGAACTGCAGAAAATGCCCACGGACGTACCGTTTGCTCGGAAGCCTCCGCACCTGCATTGGGAACAATGTCTTTGGGAACGCGTGCATCTCAGTGCTGAGCCCCGGCACGGTCATCACCGAGCACTACGGGCCCACCAACATCCGCATCCGGTGCCATCTAG GTCTGAAGACCCCCAGTGGCTGCGAGCTGGTGGTGGGAGGAGAGCCCCAGTGCTGGGCAGAGGGCCGCTGCCTCCTCTTTGACGACTCCTTTCTGCACACCGCATTCCACGAAG GTTCGGCAGAAGAAGGACCACGTGTGGTTTTCATGGTTGATCTGTGGCACCCGAACGTGGCGGCAGCCGAGCGCCAggctcttgattttatttttgctccAGGACGATGA